A stretch of the Bacteroidota bacterium genome encodes the following:
- a CDS encoding CoA ester lyase, which yields MRRSVLSVPGHIAKMHLKASASGADVVMLDLEDSVPLSEKRSARLQVVESINSLDWGNKFLSIRINRPGDRFAYRDIVEIIPFCSDKLDSIVIPKVSSAADIHFVEKLLNSLEDEYSLKNRIFIEPSIEDALGLENVSEIAAASERNITLVFGIADFSSSIGAKFISISGHGENEDTYPGHRWQYVLSRMVVAAKARNLAVIDAPYGNFSDPNGLRKSAELAAALGVDGKWAIHPAQIEIINAVFSPSPQEIERAKRVLDAYENALKEGKGAVELDGRMIDNATIRLAKITLNKI from the coding sequence TTGAGAAGGTCAGTACTCTCCGTACCGGGACACATCGCTAAAATGCACCTGAAAGCTTCTGCTTCAGGTGCAGATGTCGTCATGCTCGACCTCGAAGACAGCGTACCTCTTTCCGAAAAAAGATCCGCCCGTCTTCAGGTCGTTGAATCAATCAATTCCCTCGACTGGGGCAACAAGTTCCTCTCGATCAGGATTAACAGACCGGGCGACCGCTTCGCCTACAGAGACATCGTGGAAATTATCCCGTTTTGCAGTGATAAACTCGATTCCATCGTAATTCCAAAAGTCTCCTCTGCCGCTGATATCCACTTTGTCGAAAAACTTCTGAACTCACTCGAGGATGAATATTCACTCAAAAACAGAATATTCATCGAACCTTCCATCGAGGACGCCCTCGGACTTGAAAATGTTTCGGAGATTGCCGCCGCTTCGGAGAGAAATATTACCCTCGTATTCGGTATTGCAGATTTCTCCTCTTCCATCGGTGCCAAATTCATATCGATTTCAGGTCATGGTGAAAATGAGGATACCTACCCGGGTCACCGCTGGCAGTATGTCCTTTCAAGAATGGTGGTGGCAGCTAAAGCCCGTAATCTCGCTGTTATTGATGCTCCTTATGGCAATTTCAGCGATCCAAACGGTCTGAGAAAATCAGCCGAACTCGCTGCCGCTCTCGGAGTGGATGGCAAGTGGGCAATACATCCTGCTCAGATTGAAATAATCAATGCGGTCTTCTCCCCTTCCCCTCAGGAAATTGAACGGGCAAAAAGAGTACTGGATGCTTATGAAAATGCTCTAAAGGAGGGAAAAGGTGCGGTTGAACTCGATGGCAGAATGATCGACAATGCAACCATACGCCTTGCAAAAATAACCCTGAATAAGATATAA
- a CDS encoding nitroreductase family protein: protein MEIKEVIERRRSVRHFKPESLPLEDLKELVRLAGLAPSINNAQLWKFVVVTNKDVIAKMSNVVNHKISTLLNSTEDSKGEKIKTTVSHFSTVFTDAPAVIAVQMKSYDAIVDTILEASGMTHEEMNKMRNYPDIQSIGAAIENIMLAATGMGYGCCWLTGLLVAREELEPLLGIKEPYRLAACVAVGKPLESLPAREKLPLESILEIIE, encoded by the coding sequence ATGGAGATCAAAGAAGTAATAGAACGCAGAAGAAGTGTCAGGCATTTTAAGCCGGAGAGCCTTCCTCTTGAAGATTTGAAAGAACTGGTAAGGCTTGCGGGTCTTGCCCCCAGTATAAATAATGCACAGCTATGGAAATTTGTTGTTGTAACGAATAAAGATGTGATTGCCAAAATGTCGAATGTTGTGAATCATAAGATTTCAACTCTTCTTAATTCAACTGAAGACAGCAAAGGTGAGAAGATAAAGACAACCGTTTCACATTTTTCCACAGTCTTCACCGATGCACCCGCTGTTATAGCGGTACAGATGAAATCGTATGATGCAATTGTTGACACGATTCTCGAAGCATCAGGAATGACTCATGAAGAGATGAACAAGATGCGGAACTACCCTGACATCCAGAGTATCGGAGCTGCAATAGAGAATATCATGCTTGCTGCCACAGGGATGGGTTATGGATGTTGCTGGCTGACGGGTCTTCTTGTCGCCCGGGAAGAACTGGAGCCGTTGCTGGGAATCAAGGAGCCATACCGCCTTGCGGCGTGTGTTGCGGTCGGGAAGCCTCTTGAGTCGCTTCCGGCGAGGGAAAAACTGCCTCTTGAGTCAATTCTCGAGATTATAGAATAG